The Gloeomargarita lithophora Alchichica-D10 genomic sequence TAATTGATTTTGAGCAAGAACTTAAATAAGTTGCTTTTCTTGAGCGCAGTAATTTATCCAACTCTATATATTTTTTCTTAAAGTATTCGGCATCAAATCTAAATAGTAAGTTTTCGTCTAAAACATAACTCAAACTTAATTCAACCGCTTCAAGCCCATCCATTAAGTGCTGATACCTCACAGCATCAAACGATCCCCCCCTGCCCCCCTTATTAAGGGGGGTGGCGTTAGCCGGGGGGATCTCAAAAAAACTGAGTTGCTCCTTTTTGGCAAACTCAATAAAGGCTTCTGCAATGCCGTCTTCCGTCAGTCCTTCGTGGTTGTACAAGTCATGATCCACAATCAGGTGACCATGCCCATCTTGCAGCAAATTCGATCCCCCTAAAACCCTCTTTTTAAGGGAGGCTTCCGAACTACCCCCCTTTTTAAGGGAGGTTGGGGGGATCTCCGGCGGACTCGCCACCCGCCGCCATATTTTTTCGCCAGAATTGTCCTTGCCGCTCTTTTGCATCGTCGCAAAAAAGATATTGTAGTCATCCCTGCGTGGGCAGAGTGCGCCCAGCTTCGGGTCATCATTCCACTTCTGCACAAACAGCACCGAAGTCTTTGTGCCCGTGTGCGGCTTAAATGTATTGCCATGTAGTCCCACCACCGCCAAAATCCGACAGCGTTCCGCAATAAAATCGCGAATGTTCTTATCCGATGAATTGTTAAACCGTCCTTGGGGCAACACAATCGCCATTCTGCCCCCTGGCTTCAAAAAGTCTAGGTTGCGCTCAATAAACAAAATGTCGCGCCCCACCTTGGTTTGCCACTTGCCATCTGGCTTCTTCGCCAAGTCATAGCGGGCAATCATGCGCGGTTCTTTAATATCTCCCGCAAAGGGCGGATTCGCCATCACCAGATCAAACTGAAACCGTTGATAGCTGGCTTTGTCTGCTCGCAGTTTCTTCAACCGATTAAACGCCGCATTGTAAGTCTCGCCCCAGTCCTCCTGTTGGATAATTTCATCCCACAGTTCAAAATCCAGCGTGTTCAAATGCAGCACATTTTGCTCACCATCCCCGGCAATCAGGTTCAGCGTCCGCGCCACCCGCACCGCCTTTTCATCAAAATCGATCGAAAATACTTTGCTCTTCACATACTCATCGCACTCTGGCGGCTTCACCTCGGCAGTGAACAAATGGCTTTTCTCTAGCCCCTGATCCGCCAAAATATTCTGCCACACATGAAACATCGTATGCACTGGAAACCCCGAAGACCCCGCCGCCGTGTCGATCATGTACTCATCCTCCTTTGGGTTGAGCATCTTCACACACATATCAATCACATAACGCGGCGTGAAATATTGTCCCTTATCGCCCTTGCTACTTTGGTTGATCAAATACTCAAACGCTTCATCAATAACATCCAGATTGGAGTTGAACAACTTCACATTCTCCAACGACGACACGCAAACCGACAAATGAGATGGCGTAAGGCTAATTTTGGCTCCTTCACTAAACACACCCTGCCACTTTTGTTTAGCTTTGTCGAATAAATCCTGAATCTTGGTTCTCAGAGCCGCTTCCGTCTGTCCCGTATTGCGAAACTCTAGAGAACGGGTTTTACGGCGGTTGCCCTGCCCAGAATACCATTCATCATAGAGCTTGGTAAAAATCAACTTAAACAACTCCTCAAACACATCCACCCCAGCATTTGCCAACACCTCATCTTCCATCTCTTCGATCAAGGTTTTGAGGGATTTGTTCTCCTTCACTAATTTGTCATTGGCGATCAAGTCTTCCAGCGTAAACTTAATCTGGAGAATATCCGCTAGGGTTTGGTTGGCATGGGGCAGACCCGGAATATCTTCAAAGTAATTAGGGTCTTTGCGCTGGTAGTAGGAGATCTGATCGCCATTTGTCCAGACAGCGATCGGCGCACCTGTGGCATTGCAATACGATCGCAACTGATCCTTGCCATCCTTCAGCTTTGGCTTCTTTAGCTCCACCAACATATACACCGTGTTTGGACGGTCTTTGTCCATTACCACAATGTCTGCCCGCTTCACCTCCCGCCCAAAATTCACCCCATACTCAACTTGAAGGCGATCGAGGGAATAATGCAAGCGATTGGTCAAGACCCGTAGATATAACTGCCGAATCACCTCCTCTGGTGTAAGCTTAATTGCCTTCTGGCGCACCAGACAAATCGCATAGGGAACTTCGCCGCTTTTAGAGGGCTTTAGGGTGATTGCCTGCTCTAATTGCTCAATTTCAGCAGTTGTAAACTGAGACAGTTTATAGTTTGAGTCTTGGAGGATGTTGGCTAGTTTCATCAGGTGCTACAGGTCTATAAAAAAGCGTTATTGATTATAGAGTGTAGCGTCATTGTGGAAACCAACTGATAGGCTTTCTTAATGCCTTGATGGAAATTCACCAAAGGATAGGCTCTGCCAACCCGTGCCAAGAGACTTTGAGAAGCATTTCCTTCTCGGCAACTGCAAAGCGACTTAGTGCCCAATACTGGCAGATCGCTGTCAAAGGCCGTCCCCACTAAATATTTGCCGCATAACGACCAATTAACCTGTCGTTGCACCGCTCAACGTGGGATTATCCGCAGATTCGTGGCGACTGAGTTGGATCAGTTCGATTTTGTAACCCGTGGGGTCTTGCACAAAAGCAATCACCGTTGAACCATGCTTCATTGGCCCCGGTTCTCGGACGACTTGACCGCCTTTAGCTTTAATTTGCTCACACATTGTATAAATATCATCTACTCCCAGAGCAATGTGACCAAAGGCATCCCCCAGGTCATATTCTGTTTGTCCCCAGTTGTAGGTGAGTTCAATCACCGTTTGGTTGGCTTCATCCCCATAGCCCACAAACGCCAGGGTAAATTCCCCGCCGGGGTAGTCCTGCCGCCGCAGGAGTTGCATTCCTAGGACATCGCAGTAAAACCGCAGGGACGCTTCCAAATCCCCAACTCTCAGCATGGTGTGCAACAGCCGCATGATGTTCGCCTCCCACATCTCACCCCTATTATGGCGGTTAGAAGGGCACCAGTGCCAGGAGTTGCGCCGCAGATAGGTTGGGCAGACCCCCTGCAGAAAGGACAATACAGCGATCCTGGGCGGTTAAATTCGGGGGGGTGGGGGCGGGCTGGGCGGAAAATTCTACCACCGCTAAAACCCGCAGGATCGCATCCAAATGACCCAACCCCCGCCCCATTGCCGTCCGTTCGCCGGGGGTGACCAGTGCCACCGGGTACCCCCGTTGCAAAAGCTCTTGAGCCAAACCCGCACAGGTGCTCACCCCCTGTTCCAAGCGTTGGGGTTCCGTAGCCGCCGGTGCCACCGGATAAAAGTACAGGGTTAATTCCTCGCTGTCCTGGCGTTCCAAGTCCCGCAGTAACCAGGTGTCCCGCCGTGCCGAGGCTTTCCAGTGAATGCGGCGGGCATCATCGCCACTGCGAAAGTCCCGCAGGGAGAGAAATTCCCCATCGCCCCCGGCCTGAATTTGGGGACGGGTACCTTGACCGACCAGGGACAAAAAACTCAAATTCGGCGGTTGCCCCAGGGATGGATAAACCAACACCGACACCGGTTCCCGCATGACCCGCACTTTGCAAAACAAATCAAAGGGAAACCGGGTGCTGATTTCATAGCCCTCCAGCATCCACCAACCCCGCCGGGGAAAGGTCACCCGATAACTGACCTGGGCTGTCCGGCGGGCATCCACCTTCAAAAAATAATTCTCCGGGCAGGTCACCCCCGGCAAACGGTCTGTAATGGTAATTGAAAAGGTGGGAATGCGCCGCTTTCGGTTCTCCACCTTGAGGGTTACGAGAGCCGGTGCCCCGGCAAAAATCTGGCCAGGAAACCCCCGCTCCACCACCACCCCCTTCATCACCTCCTCCGAAAGCACCCCGCTGGCAATCATCAGGCTCAGCAACATCCCGAAGAGCAGGTACAGCAGGTTATTGCCGGTGTTGAACGCCCCAATGCTCACCAGCACCGTCACACCGGTAAAAATACCCCCAATCCGGGTAAAGGTAAACCGGCGGGGCAGACCATGAAACCACCGGTGAAAATCCATGAATTTGGGCTATTTTTTAGGGGTTGGCTTGGCTTGAGTCGTTTTACCGTCAGTGCCCGTTCCCTTGGGCTTCGCACCGGTGGCCGCCGATTTGCTGTACTTACGCATAAACCGTTCCACCCGCCCTTCCGTATCAATAATTTTTTGGGTGCCGGTGTAAAAAGGATGGTTTCCCGACCAAATATCCACCTGCAATTGGGGTTTGGTCGAACCAACGGTCATCACCACCTCACCGTTGCAAAATACCTTGGCTTCCGGGTACCATTCGGGGTGAATTCCAGGCTTGGGCATGGGTTAGGCTCCTGTAATAAAAATTAAAATTAACGCTTGGAGAACTGCGGGGCTTTGCGAGCCTTGCGTAACCCGTACTTGCGCCGCTCCTTGGCACGGGGGTCACGGGTGAGATAACCCTCAGCCTTCAAAGGTTGCCGATTTTCCGGGTCAAGCTGGCACAGGGCACGGGCGACCCCCAAACAAATGGCTTCCGCCTGACCGGTCAACCCACCCCCCTGGGCATTGACCAAAATATCGTATTCATTCTCCAAACCCAAGGTTTCCAGGGGTGCCCTCACCGCTAACAAATAGGCGGGAATGGCCTGCAAATAATCCTGCCCCTCCCGGTCATTGATGGTTACTTTACCCTCCCCAGGACAAAGCCGCACCCGGGCAATTGCCGTTTTCCGCCGTCCCGTGCCCCAGTAGGTCACCCGTTCTGCCATGATTATGCCGCCTCCAGTTGCATGACTTGTGGTTGTTGCGCCTCGTGGGGATGGTTCGGCCCCGGATAGACCCGCAATTTGGTAAATAATGACCGCCCCAGGCGATTTTTGGGCAACATTCCCCGCACCGCTTCCTCAATAATCCGTTCGGGGATGCGGGCATTGAGTTGGGCAAAGGTTTCCATCTTCATCCCCCCCGGTCGCCCGGAGTGCCGCCGGTATAGCTTCTGGGAACGCTTTTTGCCGGTGACTTCAATATCCTTGGCATTGACCACAATCACGTAGTCCCCCGTATCCAAAAACGGGGTATAGATGGGCTTGTTTTTGCCCCGCAAAACCCGTGCCACCGCCGTCGCCAACCGTCCCAGGCGTTGACCCTTGGCATCTATGACATACCAGATCGGCTCTAGGGTCGCCATTGAAGGAGTGTGGGTGGTGTTCATAGACTGCCCAGAAAATTTAACGTCACAATCTATAAATATACAGGATTGATTAGCCGTTAGGCAAGAAATTTTTCAGAATCTCTGCCCAGGGGATGGGCAATAGCCACAAAAAACCACCCCAACCAGGGTGGCAATGCTGAAATTGAGAATTTAAGCGCATTAAAACCAGCTAAACATCGTAGGGGGCTTGCCCAGAGAATTTGACCTTGGAAGGGTCGGGGTTTTCGCCAATCCGCCGGTCTTTTTTGCCGACGTAGGGACGACCCGCATTGACTTTTTCCGAATAGACCCCATCGGCGGGGTGGATAAATTGAATTTCCCCGCTGGGATAAACCCGATAAATTTTGTAATCGGTTTTGAATTTGGTACGCAGTTGGGTACCCAAAGCCAGACATTGCTCCTTGCGCGCCAGGTAGAGCAGGTTATCCCCCTCCTGCATGGTGGCGGCACCGCCGGTGGGCATCTCAAACACTTGCTCTTTTTTGCTCGTCCAGGTGATGGCGTATTTCTCCTCAACTTCGGCCTTGCGGAGCAGACCGCCCGTACTGCCGCCAAAAATTGGGGCTGGCGTTTCCAAATTTAGGGTCATAGGGATACAACTATGAATGACTGGTTGGCAGTTTATCATCGTCTTGATGCCCAGGGATGCACCTGTGAAAAACCTTTACACTCGCTGGCAGGCCAACCGCTCCGCTACCACGTCCACCCGGATGGTATCGCCTTCTTGACAGGTACCTTTGAGCAATTCGCGCGCCAGCAGGGTTTCCAAATGCCGCTGGATCGCCCGTTTCAGAGGCCGTGCCCCATATACTGGGTCGTAGCCCACCTCGGCCAGGAAATCCACGGCGGTTTCGGTTAACTCCAGGGTGATTTTTTGTTCTTGTAAACGTTTTTGCAACCGTTGCACTTGCAGGGTAACAATTTGCCGCAGTTGGGCTTTGGTTAAACTTTGGAAAATGATGGTTTCATCAATGCGGTTGAGAAATTCGGGGCGGAAATTTTCCCGCAATACGGCCATCATCCGTGTGCGGAGTTCCTCATCTTTTTCCGGTTGTCCCGCCAGGTCAAGAATGTACTGGGAACCCAAATTGCTGGTCATAATAATCACCGTGTTTTTGAAATCCACCGTACGGCCTTGGGAATCGGTCAACCGCCCATCATCGAGGATTTGCAACATGATATTAAACACATCCTCGTGGGCTTTTTCGATTTCATCAAATAAAATCACCGCATAGGGACGACGGCGAATTGCCTCGGTGAGTTGCCCGCCTTCTTCGTAGCCAATGTACCCCGGCGGGGCACCAATCAAACGGGCAACCGTATGCCGTTCCATATACTCGGACATATCAATCCGCACCAGCGCCGTTTCGCTATCAAATAGATACTCCGCCAGGGCTTTCGCCAATTCGGTTTTACCCACCCCCGTTGGCCCCAGGAAAATAAAGCTGGCGATGGGACGATTCGGGTCAGAAAGCCCCGCCCGGGAACGCTGGATCGCCTCGGCCACCACCGTTACTGCCGCCTCTTGACCAATCACCCGCCGGTGCAGTTCATCTTCTAGGTGTAAAAGGCGTTCTTTTTCGGAAGCAACGAGTTTGGCGACCGGAATCCCCGTCCATTTGGCAATAATTTCGGCAATATCCCCCTCAATCACTTCCTCCCGCAATAAATTCACCCCGGAGGTTTGCAATTCCTGGAATTTTTGCTCCGTCATTTGCAATTTTTTTTCCAATTCGGTGCGTTTGCCATACTTCAAGGTAGCGGCACGGTTCAGGTCGTATTCCCGCTCCGCCTGTTGAATTTCCACATCAATTTGATCCAGGGATTCTTTAATTGCTTTACGTTGGTCAAGAATCTCTTTTTCCGCCTGCCATTGGGCGTTAAATTCCTGTTGTTTGGCTTTTAGTTCGGCCAACTCCCGCTCCAGTTTATTCACCCGTTCTTTGGAAGCTAAATTCTCTTCTTTTTGGAGGGACAAACGCTCCATTTCTAACTGGAGAATTTTCCGGTCAATCTCATCCAATTCTTCCGGTTTGGAGGTGGTTTCCATTTTCAGTTTGGCGGCGGCCTCATCCACCAAATCAATCGCCTTATCGGGTAAAAATCGGTCACTGATATAACGATTGGATAGGGTGGCGGCGGCAATCAAGGCCGAGTCGGAAATTTTCACATTATGGTGGGTTTCGTAACGGTCTTTCAATCCCCGTAGAATGGAAATGGTATCTTCTACGTTGGGTTCATGGACATACACCTGCTGAAACCGCCGTTCTAAGGCCGCATCTTTTTCAATATATTTGCGATATTCATCTAACGTGGTGGCTCCAATACAACGCAATTCTCCCCGCGCCAGCATCGGTTTCAGCAAATTACCCGCATCCATCGCTCCTTCGGTGGCACCGGCTCCCACCACCGTATGAATTTCATCTATAAACAGGATAATTTGCCCTTCCGAATTGGTGACTTCTTTGAGTACGGATTTTAATCGGTCTTCAAATTCGCCCCGGTATTTTGCCCCGGCAATCAAGGCCCCCATATCCAAACTAATCACCTGCCGATTTTGCAAAGATTCCGGTACATCACCACTGATGACTCGGCGGGCTAAACCTTCGACAATGGCGGTTTTCCCCACCCCCGGTTCCCCGATTAAGACGGGATTATTTTTGGTGCGCCGGGAGAGGATTTGGATCATGCGCCGAATTTCATCATCCCGACCGATCACCGGGTCAAGTTTCCCTTCGCTGGCTTGGCGGGTCAGGTCCCGACCGTACTTTTCTAGGGCTTCGTAATTGGCTTCGGCATTACGACTTTTCACGGTTTGACTCCCCCGAATCTGTTGAATGGTTTCCTTGAGTTTTTGATCGCCACTAATCCCAAATTCCTGGAGTAATTTTTTGCCACAGCGGTCATCTTGACTGTAGGCCAAAAGTAAATGTTCTACGGCAATGAAATCATCTTTTAACTGTTGCCGGTATTGCTCCGCCCGATCCAGGAGTTTATCCAGACTATTGCCAATATAAACCTGCCCATCCCCACCGGTGATTTTGGGGTTGCGGCGCACGAGTAGTTCCACCTTGTCCCGGAGTTGCTGGGGGTTGATATTTAGCCGTTGACAGATGCTATTGGCTAAGCCTTCGGCGTTGAGTAATGCGAATAGTAAATGTTCGGATTCAATTTGTTGTTGTTGCTGTTGTTTGGTTGATTCCACCGCCTGCACAATGGCATTCCAGGCACTTTCCGTAAATTTATTGGGGTCATTGGGTTGCATGGGAAATTACCAGGAATGAATGGATTTTTAGGGCATCATTTATCAGTATAGAACGGGAATGTTGGCACTTCAGTACGGTCGTCCGTATTTTTTTAGGGTAATCTCCGCAACGGAACGGCACCTTTGCTGTGGTTAGAGTTGGGGTTGATGATAGGGTAACCGGCTTAATTGGCGCTCAGTTCTTGCCCTAATTCCTGGAGTTTTTGCTCGTACTGGGCTTGGGTAATGGCACCACTCTGGAGTTGTTGATGCAGTTCACTAATTTGGGCGGCGTGGGCTTGTTGTTGTTGATTGATGAGGGCTTGATTTTTTTGGTATTGCTGTTCGCCTTCTTTGCGGGCTTGTTTGAAGGCGGTTTGTAGGGATTGGGCATCGAGTTTACCCCCGGAAGCATAGTATTGGTTGGCGACTTTGCCAAACCCCCAGGTGGAGGCATAGGACAGGGACGCGCCCACCACACTCCCCCAGCCGGGGATGAATTTCACCGCATTACTAATGGCGATGCGAAACAGGGATACCCCCATGCCGCCGACCATGCCATCCCGCAGAAGTTCCGCATCCTTACGTTGGGTGGCATAGCCCCAGTAACGGCCAATTTCCTCAATCATTTTTAGTTGAAAGGTCAAAACGGCAATATCCACCACCAACGCCACGCCGGGGATGGGAAACGCCCCCAGCACCGCTGTAAAAATGGCGTAGTTTTGGATCACCTGTTCGACTTGTTTATCCCGTTGGGTGGGGTCGCTAATCGGGGCAATGTTGGCGGGCAATAACGTACTGCGGGTGTCATTCATCAACTGTTGCAGGAGGTCGGTTTTTTCGGTGGGAACGGCAAAGACCTGTTTAATCCGCGCCAGGACTTCCCGTTCTTCCACGGAGCGGTTGCGGTCGGCACAGGCTAGGGCTAAAGCGGCGGCGTACACCTGCTCCCGGGCGGTGGGGGTGGTAATGTGGGCGAGTTCTGTCTCCAGGTCAATGTCTTGGCGCACCAAATCCAGCAGGGATATGTCCGGGGGCAAGGCCAGGGTTTCGCAGGTTTCCAGGAGAATTTCTTCTTCCTCGGCGCGAAAAATGCCATCGGCGCGGGCCATAAAAATCAAAACCTTAATACTGGCCAGGGCTTCTTGGGGCGTTAAAGACATAGGAGTAGGCCGCCGGGGGGTTGCCTTTATTTTAGGGGTGGTGACGGTTTTGGCTACACTTTCTTTACAATTAAATTAAAATCCTTAGGCTTCCCTGCGATGCAAACCACCTCCCCCGCTTTGGCCGTGCCATTTACCCTCAACCCGGACTATCGGGTGGCATTGGGATTGGCGGGGATGGGTTTGGCGGTAACGGCTTGGTCTTGGCCAACGGGGTTGGGGCTGGGGGCAATGGCGGCGTTTTTGGGCTGGCAGAGTGCTGTTTTGCGGCTCACGTTTACGGAAACAGCGGTGGTGCTGACCCGCAATGGCGCACCTTTGCGGGAATTTCCCTACCGGGATTGGCAGGATTGGTATTTGTTTTGGCCGGGTCTGCCGGTGATTTTATTTTTTCGTGAGGTGCATAGCATCCATTTTGTGCCGGTATTGTTTGACCCGCTGGCATTGAGCCGTTACCTCGCCCACTATTGTCCCCCCACGGAGGCTCGTTGATGGAACCTGGGGATGTGATGGCTGTGGAAGCGCAGGTGCAACAGTTGCAGGCGGAGATTACCCGGTTGCAGGCGGAAAAAGCGGACTGGCAGAACCAAGTTCAGCAGGCGCAAACCCAGTTGCAACAGGTTTTACCCAGTGCCCTGCGGGAATTGGAAGAGCGTAAGCAAAAATTACAAATCAGCATTGAGCAGTTGGAGCGGCGCCAGGAACGCATTCAAAAGGAAATGCGCTCCACGTTTGCGGGCACGTCCCAGGATATTGCCGTGCGGGTGCAGGGGTTCAAGGATTATTTGCGGGGGGCACTCCAGGATTTGGTGGCGAGTGTGGAAGAATTGCCCCTACTCCCAGCCCCTCCCAGCGCGCCGGTGGTGGCACCGGAACCCACACCTTCCCTCCGGCCAACGAAAGCGGCTCCCCTGAAATTGGCCGCCGAAACCTATGCCGACCAGGTGGAGGTGATTGAGGAATGTTTGGAGCAATACCGTAGCCAACCGGACTATTACGGGCCGGCCTGGCAGTTGCGCCGCACCTTTGAACCGGTGCAGGAGGAACGGGTACGGCGGTGGTTTTTGGAACAGGGGGGCAGGGGTGCCCTGCGGAGTCTCGGCAGTCGGTTGCAGAATATTCTGGTGACGGCGGCAGTTATTTCTATCCTGCGGCAACTGTATGACATTGACCTGCGGGTGTTGGTGCTGGCCAATAGCCCAGAACGCTTGGGGGAATGGCGCCGGGGGTTGCAGGATTGTTTGGGGATCACCCGGAGTGATTTTGGGGCGGAGGGGGGAATTTTATTGTTTGAAGCCGCCGAAGCCTTGGCACAAAAGGCGGATCGGTTGGAACGGGAGGATTTGGTGCCCTTGATTGTCATGGATGAGGGGGATGGCACCGTGCCCGTGGGTCTGTTGCAGTTTCCCCTGTGGTTGACGTTTGCGCCTGACCCAAAAAAGATGCGGCAAAGATTAGCCGAAGACGATGAATTTGATTTCAAATTGTTTTAGAAAAATAGTAATTCCACGGGATTTGTGAACAGATATTCAAAAGAACCAAGGACAGGGGCGGCACCCCTGCGACCAATTTTTAGAGGTGTCCGAATGGTGCGATTTCGCCTTGAACCGGGCAGAAAAAACTACTCCAGATGCGCCAGTACAGTCTCCGGCAACAGCAGGGCTAGGGCTTCCCCCCGGCGATAGACCAACCCCTGAAATAATTCCCGATACCGCTGTTGCAACTGCTGGGGCAGGGGAACAACCTGGGGCTGATCCGCCGTAAATATGCCCTCCAAGGCCGTTACCACCAAGGCCAACCGGCGGTTCCCCGTGGTGACCAAGATAGTAGTCAAAAGTTGCTGTGCTTCTGAGGCAACCCCGGTCAGGCCGAGAAATGCCCCCAAATCAAGCACCCAGCACAACTGACCCGTGCGATTCACCACCCCCAACAGGGCAGCGGGCACCCCCGGCAAGGGGCAGACCTCCCCCGGCGGGATTTGCGCCACTTCCCGTACCAGGTCAGCAGGGAGTGCCAACCGGACGTTCTCCCCCACCCGGATGGCAAAGCATTCCTGGACATCGAAAGCCCCAGGGGTTGCCACCATTGTTTCTGTGTCAATCGCTTTTGCGCCAATCATTTTTGCGCCAACTCTTCCCGCAAAACCTGTTGATAAACCCAGGGTAACAGGGGTGTCAACCGATTGGATTCGGCTCCATAACCCAAACTTGTCCAGGTGGTGGATAATTCGCGCAAAACCGGCTCTAATTCCCCCCGGCGCAGGGTAGTCGCCACATTCAAATCCCAGGCGGTGGGGTCGCTCAGCCACCGATACACCACCTGGTCTTGAAATTCCGGCGCAAAATTAAAGCTGTACCCCTGGGGATGGTAGCGTTGGGCTTTTTCCTGCCAAGTAGTAGAAAGCAATTGATACCGCCCCGCCGCCGTCGAACACCAACCGGGGCGAATCGGCACACATTGGTCGGGATGCTGGCTGAAATTAGCAAGATGCCCGCCCCCATAAATGCGACTGTAGGCACCAGGACCGTAGGCTTCACTCACCGCAATCGTCCGCATCAATGCCCGCACATAAGGGTCACCCCCCCGCATCACCAAAGGCGGCGAGAGCCAGCGGGTGAGGAACTGGGGTTCCAGCAAAGGCCAACAGCCCAGCCCCAGTCCCACCAGGAGTGCCGCCCAAAAACCGGTTACCGCTGGCTTGGCTGCGGTGCGTTTGCCCTCCATAAGACCGTTAGTTCATTGACATTACTTTAACCGTACCACTACTGTACCTGGCTGTCTGGGAAGGAGACAAGTCCCCGCCAATTTCCTAGGACATCGCCTGGATCACATAGTCAAAGTAATCGCTGGCCGCCGACGCATCCTCCGCATCCAACAAGGCCAGGGAAGCGGTTTTGAGACAGCGAATCGCATCCGCCATCCCCACCACCGGCACTCCCAGGGAGTTGTACATTTCCCGTACCCCCACCAGGCCAATGTTCTCGATGGGGTCCTTATCCCCGGCGACCACCCCGTAGGAGATCAACCGCAAATACCAGCCATAATCCCGCAGACACAAAGCCCGTTGGCGTTGGCCGTAGGCATTGCCGCCGGGGAGGATGTACTCCGGGTGCAACTTCCAGAGTTGTTGAACCGCCTTGTCAATAATCTTCTTCTCATTTTCCGCCAGGGTGCTGGCGATGCGAACCCGTTGTTCGCCGGTAGCCAAAAAATCCCGGATGGACTGCAATTCCCCGCTGGTCGGGTAGCGCAGTTCCTCGTCCGCATGCAAAATCACCTGTGCGACTAAAGCCATATGCGAAAACCTCGTTAGTACAGCCAAACAAACCCACCTGTTCCACTTTAGGAATTAATTGCCCCCTCCGGCAAGGGGTCAGGGAATGGTGGCGCCGGGGGCGGGGGTGGGGCTGATTTGGGGAGCGGGTTTTTCCGGGTTTTCTTTGATCACATACACGGACTGCACCTGCTTTTGGGGCACGGGCAGGGCTTCGATTTTGCCCGTATCCAGGGTATAGACCACCACATCCGCCCGCAGGGAATTGTTTTCCTGCTGGACAAAGACATTCCCCCGCAGGGTGATAATGCGGCGGCGGGTATCGTATTCCGCCATTTCTGACACCGCATCCACCTGGCGGCTGGGATAAACCATCCGCACATTACCCCGGGCGATAAAAATCCCGGAGCGGGCGTTCCCCTCCTGGGTATCGGAGGTAATGGTCAAGGGGCCTCCCCGGGTGGGGGCAGGGCTGGGTTGGGCAAATAGGGGCAAAACCGCTGTCGCCGCCACGCCGAGACTCCCCAACACACCAATGACAAATCCTTTCATAATGGTTACTGCAACACTACTGCCTATAATAAATGACGCTTTCCCCCTTGGGTCAGTGCCTATTCATCAGTGCCAGTGATACGTCTGCGGGCAAAACCGTGGTCACGGCGGCCTTGGCTCTCCTGATGGGGAAGGTGGGGGTAATGAAACTGGTGCAGGCGGGGGCGGGCGACCGGGAGTATTACCAGCAGGTATTGGCTTTGGATCAAACTCCCGCAGAACTCAATCCCCTGTATTTTTCCGCCCCCTTGGCT encodes the following:
- a CDS encoding YcjF family protein, with the protein product MSLTPQEALASIKVLIFMARADGIFRAEEEEILLETCETLALPPDISLLDLVRQDIDLETELAHITTPTAREQVYAAALALACADRNRSVEEREVLARIKQVFAVPTEKTDLLQQLMNDTRSTLLPANIAPISDPTQRDKQVEQVIQNYAIFTAVLGAFPIPGVALVVDIAVLTFQLKMIEEIGRYWGYATQRKDAELLRDGMVGGMGVSLFRIAISNAVKFIPGWGSVVGASLSYASTWGFGKVANQYYASGGKLDAQSLQTAFKQARKEGEQQYQKNQALINQQQQAHAAQISELHQQLQSGAITQAQYEQKLQELGQELSAN
- a CDS encoding DUF3119 family protein is translated as MQTTSPALAVPFTLNPDYRVALGLAGMGLAVTAWSWPTGLGLGAMAAFLGWQSAVLRLTFTETAVVLTRNGAPLREFPYRDWQDWYLFWPGLPVILFFREVHSIHFVPVLFDPLALSRYLAHYCPPTEAR
- a CDS encoding DUF3086 domain-containing protein, with translation MEPGDVMAVEAQVQQLQAEITRLQAEKADWQNQVQQAQTQLQQVLPSALRELEERKQKLQISIEQLERRQERIQKEMRSTFAGTSQDIAVRVQGFKDYLRGALQDLVASVEELPLLPAPPSAPVVAPEPTPSLRPTKAAPLKLAAETYADQVEVIEECLEQYRSQPDYYGPAWQLRRTFEPVQEERVRRWFLEQGGRGALRSLGSRLQNILVTAAVISILRQLYDIDLRVLVLANSPERLGEWRRGLQDCLGITRSDFGAEGGILLFEAAEALAQKADRLEREDLVPLIVMDEGDGTVPVGLLQFPLWLTFAPDPKKMRQRLAEDDEFDFKLF
- a CDS encoding chemotaxis protein CheW, producing MVATPGAFDVQECFAIRVGENVRLALPADLVREVAQIPPGEVCPLPGVPAALLGVVNRTGQLCWVLDLGAFLGLTGVASEAQQLLTTILVTTGNRRLALVVTALEGIFTADQPQVVPLPQQLQQRYRELFQGLVYRRGEALALLLPETVLAHLE
- a CDS encoding glycoside hydrolase family 24 protein; translation: MEGKRTAAKPAVTGFWAALLVGLGLGCWPLLEPQFLTRWLSPPLVMRGGDPYVRALMRTIAVSEAYGPGAYSRIYGGGHLANFSQHPDQCVPIRPGWCSTAAGRYQLLSTTWQEKAQRYHPQGYSFNFAPEFQDQVVYRWLSDPTAWDLNVATTLRRGELEPVLRELSTTWTSLGYGAESNRLTPLLPWVYQQVLREELAQK
- the apcD gene encoding allophycocyanin subunit alpha-B, translated to MALVAQVILHADEELRYPTSGELQSIRDFLATGEQRVRIASTLAENEKKIIDKAVQQLWKLHPEYILPGGNAYGQRQRALCLRDYGWYLRLISYGVVAGDKDPIENIGLVGVREMYNSLGVPVVGMADAIRCLKTASLALLDAEDASAASDYFDYVIQAMS
- a CDS encoding LptA/OstA family protein, with the protein product MKGFVIGVLGSLGVAATAVLPLFAQPSPAPTRGGPLTITSDTQEGNARSGIFIARGNVRMVYPSRQVDAVSEMAEYDTRRRIITLRGNVFVQQENNSLRADVVVYTLDTGKIEALPVPQKQVQSVYVIKENPEKPAPQISPTPAPGATIP